A genome region from Leptospira stimsonii includes the following:
- a CDS encoding thiolase family protein: protein MKLAKPLAICTPRRTPFAQIAKALGPYPGHHLGKIVAEDILAKSKLKPSQIDGVVVGEGFSNAPNSARVIANLVGMRDEIACITVANNCVSGMEAVAEAARRIVLGEGEVFLAIGEESQTSMPFIVKNARLNKKAGSLDKLKKLLPDNLPEGVELRDTLEDGLGDGETSYGMQVTAEIVAQNYGLSREIQDKLAFESFKRALEASKAGKYSPYIIPMKDEDGNELAIDEAVGLREGLVENPTRMGRAMLMFDNPGMKFEEFKTKYAKDLKKSHGPTVSIFNASPRSDGAAGVIITTVEKAKELGLTIEAVVSGWNMKGVHPNNMGIGQAAATEALLADVGLKIQDVDYVEIHEAFAATAVGALEQIKMDTGWDWEKSFDSKKINPNGGSIAIGHPFGATGIRLIANAIMDLKEDPSANKVVITACAHGGIAGSMLIERYKG, encoded by the coding sequence ATGAAATTAGCAAAGCCATTGGCTATCTGTACACCAAGAAGAACTCCTTTTGCTCAGATCGCGAAAGCGCTCGGACCATACCCAGGACACCACCTGGGTAAAATTGTCGCAGAGGATATTCTAGCTAAAAGCAAACTGAAACCGTCGCAAATCGACGGAGTTGTCGTTGGAGAAGGATTCAGCAACGCGCCGAACTCAGCAAGAGTGATTGCAAACCTCGTCGGAATGAGAGACGAGATCGCTTGTATCACTGTTGCAAACAACTGCGTTTCCGGGATGGAAGCGGTTGCGGAAGCGGCTCGAAGAATCGTTTTAGGTGAAGGCGAAGTGTTCCTCGCGATTGGAGAAGAATCTCAAACTTCCATGCCGTTTATCGTTAAGAACGCTCGTTTAAACAAAAAAGCGGGATCTCTGGATAAGTTGAAAAAACTTCTTCCGGACAATCTTCCCGAAGGTGTGGAACTCAGAGATACTCTGGAAGACGGACTCGGAGACGGGGAAACTTCTTACGGTATGCAAGTCACCGCAGAGATCGTAGCGCAAAACTACGGACTTTCTCGTGAAATCCAAGATAAACTCGCGTTCGAATCTTTCAAAAGAGCATTAGAAGCTTCTAAAGCTGGAAAATACTCTCCTTATATCATTCCGATGAAAGACGAAGACGGAAACGAACTCGCGATCGACGAAGCGGTCGGACTCCGTGAAGGTTTAGTGGAAAACCCAACTCGTATGGGACGCGCGATGCTGATGTTTGATAACCCAGGAATGAAATTCGAAGAATTCAAAACGAAGTATGCAAAAGATTTGAAAAAATCCCACGGCCCTACCGTCTCTATCTTCAACGCAAGCCCTCGTTCCGATGGAGCGGCGGGTGTGATTATAACAACCGTTGAAAAGGCGAAAGAACTCGGTCTTACGATCGAGGCAGTCGTTTCCGGTTGGAACATGAAAGGCGTTCATCCGAACAACATGGGAATCGGACAAGCGGCGGCAACCGAAGCACTTCTCGCTGACGTAGGCCTGAAGATCCAAGACGTCGACTACGTAGAAATTCACGAAGCGTTCGCGGCTACCGCGGTCGGCGCTCTGGAACAAATCAAAATGGACACCGGTTGGGATTGGGAAAAATCTTTCGACTCTAAGAAGATCAACCCGAACGGAGGATCCATCGCGATCGGTCACCCTTTTGGCGCAACCGGGATTCGTTTGATTGCAAACGCGATCATGGACTTAAAAGAAGATCCTTCTGCGAACAAAGTCGTGATCACAGCGTGTGCTCACGGTGGAATCGCTGGATCCATGTTGATCGAAAGATACAAGGGTTGA
- a CDS encoding PaaI family thioesterase: protein MNNNSFWKTKFFQWKMFLKCPVYWRCGGRILQLSEDLREMKVKLPFNRNTRGLMGTHFGGALYAFVDPIPLLMLKENLGENYILWDINGSIEYVKATSQDVFADFKIGSEILNKIQGECEERKKTHFHLNILIQEKNGDVVAKVDKTIYVRKKSDLLKKRSA, encoded by the coding sequence ATGAACAATAATTCTTTTTGGAAAACTAAATTCTTCCAATGGAAGATGTTTTTAAAATGCCCGGTCTACTGGAGATGCGGCGGTAGAATTCTTCAATTATCGGAAGATCTCAGAGAGATGAAAGTGAAACTTCCTTTCAATCGAAATACAAGAGGACTGATGGGGACCCACTTCGGCGGTGCGCTCTATGCCTTCGTCGACCCGATTCCACTTCTTATGCTCAAAGAAAATTTGGGGGAGAATTACATTCTCTGGGATATCAACGGCTCGATCGAATACGTTAAGGCGACTTCGCAAGACGTTTTCGCGGATTTTAAAATCGGGTCGGAGATTTTGAACAAGATTCAGGGAGAATGCGAGGAAAGAAAGAAGACGCATTTTCATCTCAATATTCTGATTCAAGAGAAGAATGGTGACGTAGTTGCGAAGGTGGATAAGACGATTTATGTGCGTAAGAAATCGGATCTTTTGAAGAAACGTTCTGCTTGA
- a CDS encoding TonB-dependent receptor plug domain-containing protein — MLLLGFSVNPLLAEKALQVEVVITEESGNNAVANTPVVFQEIGKYLITNGDGAVKASFPAPGTYNLRIMTSERVFKKSITVEYDGQKKFLFIRKPVAGEINVIGDKDLESLSRYTLQQEEIRRLPGAQNDALKAIQTLPGIVAVPPIGLSSSSFNNLVNSVGNSNPYSNSERGFLVMRGGGALANGYYLDGFPMSYPYHLGDQSSVLNNNIIKSFNIYSGAFPVQYGFATGGIIDIRSPDAVAKTFSVVNLNTFLSDVYHQNKITENLFAIVSARKSYPNVALLKLYPDGIPPDAKYADYEDYQAKFNWKPGNNHTLNVLLFGAKDKQKYTKAQDDFENSKKEFLGLSTLQEAASGRPPVGLERLFRTSGFRYSYNNKSWFETSLSISNNYFRENFEVDFKNPLTAEQIFGLSNVTTQNINFVENNTRITLLERHLTFRFGGQLREKTIQLQGEDIKSSNATFLDFFNSLLDSNRQFRALIEGDQIHTREIAGFAELEFKIGGFSVLPGYRHDYYDKVHEKRDAFRGRAEYEILKTGTKFLAGTGEHYNAPLQIEQFSSRSGNPNLKMEHSIHSSIGIEQRVTSDYLIKVEGFHNQYSNLVTPDSYIQDPYQPNNEKRDIVNHPDDVNKNPLIVRNMNYSNSRDGFSRGVEIFLKANQGSHRRFFGWISYTNSISKRNNHQPQLTDDEERDRTKNNRNRKLQYQLHEGGNYLNYYDDGKFELLVDNDKLLLYDYDRTHILNIVVAWKIGQDWQIGSKYTYITNVPITPIVGSDKAAAIASTGINLYTPKYSEYYNSGRWPDFHQLDIRIDRFMNYQWGYVNTYLEFINFFGNRNQISETYNNFSPYSRNSSTSPLTGITTPSNPSPIYNSNYIESTAFGGKVKYYPLISIGIQIKF, encoded by the coding sequence ATCCTTCTACTCGGATTCTCCGTAAATCCCCTCCTTGCCGAAAAAGCTTTGCAAGTGGAAGTCGTAATCACGGAAGAATCGGGAAACAACGCAGTCGCAAACACTCCGGTAGTATTTCAGGAAATTGGAAAGTATCTGATCACGAACGGGGACGGCGCCGTAAAGGCTTCCTTTCCCGCTCCTGGAACTTATAATCTTAGAATCATGACATCCGAGCGCGTATTCAAAAAGAGCATAACGGTCGAATACGACGGCCAGAAAAAATTCCTCTTTATACGCAAACCAGTAGCCGGTGAAATCAACGTAATCGGTGACAAGGACCTGGAATCGCTTTCCAGATATACGTTGCAACAAGAGGAGATCCGAAGGCTTCCGGGAGCTCAGAACGACGCACTCAAAGCGATTCAAACTCTTCCGGGGATCGTCGCGGTTCCTCCGATCGGACTTTCTTCCTCTTCGTTTAATAATCTTGTAAATAGCGTTGGAAACTCGAATCCTTATTCGAATAGCGAGCGAGGTTTTTTGGTGATGAGAGGGGGAGGGGCGCTTGCGAACGGTTATTATCTCGACGGTTTCCCTATGTCTTATCCGTATCACCTCGGAGATCAATCCTCCGTACTAAATAATAATATCATAAAGTCGTTTAACATTTATTCGGGGGCTTTTCCGGTTCAATACGGCTTTGCCACCGGCGGTATCATCGACATTCGCAGTCCGGACGCAGTCGCAAAAACGTTTTCTGTCGTAAACTTGAACACCTTTCTTTCGGACGTCTATCATCAGAACAAGATCACGGAAAATCTTTTCGCAATCGTTTCCGCTCGGAAATCCTATCCGAACGTAGCTCTTTTAAAACTCTATCCGGACGGAATTCCTCCCGACGCAAAGTATGCGGATTACGAGGACTATCAGGCAAAATTTAATTGGAAACCGGGAAACAATCATACGTTAAACGTTCTTCTTTTCGGCGCGAAAGATAAGCAGAAATATACGAAAGCTCAGGACGATTTTGAAAACAGTAAGAAGGAATTTCTCGGGCTTTCCACTCTTCAAGAGGCGGCCTCGGGGCGTCCGCCCGTGGGATTGGAAAGATTGTTTCGAACTTCCGGGTTTCGATATTCATACAACAATAAATCTTGGTTTGAAACTTCGTTATCGATTTCCAATAATTATTTTCGGGAAAATTTCGAAGTGGATTTTAAAAATCCTCTTACCGCAGAACAAATCTTCGGACTTTCCAATGTAACTACGCAGAACATTAATTTTGTGGAGAATAATACTCGAATCACTCTTCTTGAAAGACATCTAACGTTTCGATTCGGAGGACAACTTCGCGAAAAGACGATTCAACTTCAGGGAGAGGATATTAAATCGTCTAACGCGACGTTTTTGGATTTTTTCAACAGCCTTTTGGATTCTAATCGTCAGTTTCGTGCCCTCATCGAAGGAGATCAGATTCATACAAGAGAGATCGCAGGTTTCGCGGAGTTGGAATTTAAGATCGGAGGCTTTAGCGTTCTTCCGGGTTATCGTCACGACTATTACGATAAGGTTCATGAAAAAAGGGACGCCTTTCGAGGGCGGGCGGAATACGAAATTCTTAAAACTGGAACGAAATTTTTAGCGGGAACTGGGGAACACTACAACGCTCCTCTTCAGATCGAACAATTCTCCTCTCGTTCCGGAAATCCGAATTTGAAAATGGAGCATTCCATCCATTCTTCGATCGGAATCGAACAAAGGGTTACGTCCGATTATCTGATCAAGGTAGAAGGATTTCATAACCAGTATTCCAATCTTGTGACACCGGATTCTTACATCCAAGATCCTTATCAACCTAACAACGAAAAACGAGATATAGTAAATCATCCGGACGACGTTAATAAAAATCCACTGATCGTAAGAAATATGAACTATTCGAACTCGAGGGACGGATTCTCACGTGGTGTGGAAATTTTTCTGAAGGCAAATCAAGGTTCTCATCGAAGATTTTTCGGTTGGATCTCTTATACAAACTCGATTTCAAAAAGAAACAATCATCAGCCCCAACTCACGGACGACGAAGAACGTGATAGAACTAAGAACAACAGAAATCGCAAACTTCAATACCAACTTCACGAAGGTGGTAATTATCTCAACTACTACGACGACGGTAAATTCGAACTTTTGGTGGATAACGATAAACTTCTTTTATACGATTATGATAGAACTCATATTTTGAACATCGTTGTGGCTTGGAAGATCGGTCAAGACTGGCAGATCGGAAGCAAATACACGTATATTACGAACGTTCCGATCACTCCCATCGTCGGATCGGACAAGGCCGCGGCGATCGCTTCCACCGGAATCAATCTCTACACTCCCAAATATTCGGAATATTACAACTCGGGAAGATGGCCCGATTTTCATCAACTAGACATACGAATCGATCGATTTATGAATTATCAGTGGGGATACGTGAATACCTATTTGGAATTTATTAATTTTTTCGGGAATCGAAATCAGATCAGTGAAACTTATAATAATTTCAGTCCGTATTCCCGAAATTCTTCAACAAGTCCTTTGACTGGGATCACGACCCCGAGTAATCCCTCTCCGATCTACAACTCGAATTACATAGAATCGACTGCTTTCGGAGGAAAAGTGAAATACTATCCTCTGATCAGCATCGGAATACAAATCAAATTCTAA
- a CDS encoding Tll0287-like domain-containing protein — protein sequence MDTFSTDSKKNLRQFLIGKNLLARALAFFLFVQFFIVCDRGQNQEKKEILLKLIGDFQVDLQKNLQTAIQKQGVVAALEVCKTISPQKEEEIKQEFPAIKIRRVSEKPRNPNHKPEEWEARIFKEWAEAIQTGMPPYTVILSEPSGIKILKPIVLENPTCLKCHGGPKDISPGVAKKIAELYPNDQATGYKLGDLRGAFSATW from the coding sequence ATGGACACATTTTCAACGGATTCTAAAAAGAATCTTCGGCAATTTCTCATCGGAAAAAATCTTCTCGCAAGAGCTCTTGCATTCTTTCTCTTTGTGCAATTCTTTATCGTCTGCGATCGCGGCCAGAACCAAGAGAAAAAGGAAATTCTTCTCAAACTCATAGGCGACTTTCAAGTAGATCTGCAAAAAAATCTGCAGACTGCGATTCAGAAACAAGGAGTTGTAGCCGCACTCGAAGTTTGCAAAACGATTTCTCCTCAAAAAGAAGAAGAAATCAAACAAGAATTCCCAGCGATCAAAATCAGAAGAGTTTCCGAAAAACCAAGAAACCCAAATCACAAACCGGAAGAATGGGAAGCCCGCATTTTTAAAGAATGGGCGGAAGCGATTCAGACAGGAATGCCGCCTTATACGGTAATTCTGAGCGAGCCTTCGGGAATCAAAATTCTTAAACCGATCGTCTTGGAGAATCCAACCTGCCTCAAGTGTCACGGCGGTCCGAAGGACATATCCCCGGGCGTTGCGAAAAAGATCGCCGAACTTTATCCAAACGATCAGGCGACCGGTTACAAGCTCGGGGATCTTCGAGGAGCCTTCTCCGCTACATGGTGA
- a CDS encoding DUF1554 domain-containing protein, producing MKFGSHKQLTFFLSSVLILSISFFQCKPEEKKDDSALLLLLGLGAISTNAGGGTTTDTKLRVFVTAATYNGNLGGVNGADTKCASDANKPTSGTYKAFITGNSGANGVRYACLNDAVNCPTNPAGGTKNWVLQANKSYYRIDQSTVVYTTNANALVSTIPNQLQAGAADYWTGFVPGNGTDWSLNSACGTATTSWTDSNGVSDGATASATGITIVNIKGNAFTPCNQLKNLICVEQ from the coding sequence ATGAAATTTGGCTCACATAAACAACTAACGTTTTTTCTTTCTTCTGTCCTTATTCTCTCGATTTCTTTTTTCCAGTGTAAACCGGAAGAGAAAAAAGATGACTCGGCCCTTCTGCTTCTTTTGGGATTGGGAGCAATTTCAACGAATGCGGGCGGAGGAACTACAACGGATACAAAGTTACGCGTCTTTGTTACTGCCGCGACGTATAACGGGAACTTAGGCGGTGTAAACGGAGCGGATACAAAATGCGCGAGTGATGCAAACAAACCGACCTCCGGAACCTATAAGGCGTTTATCACGGGAAACTCGGGTGCGAACGGAGTGCGTTATGCCTGTTTGAACGACGCAGTGAACTGTCCCACGAATCCGGCAGGTGGAACGAAGAATTGGGTTCTGCAGGCGAATAAAAGTTATTACCGCATTGATCAGTCGACCGTCGTTTATACAACGAACGCAAATGCTCTCGTATCTACGATTCCGAATCAGTTGCAAGCTGGTGCGGCGGATTATTGGACGGGCTTCGTACCGGGAAATGGGACCGACTGGTCCTTAAACAGCGCCTGCGGAACCGCGACTACCTCTTGGACAGATTCAAATGGTGTTTCGGATGGCGCCACCGCTTCTGCAACGGGGATTACGATTGTAAATATCAAAGGGAATGCTTTTACCCCTTGCAATCAGTTGAAAAATCTGATCTGCGTAGAGCAATAG
- a CDS encoding biotin--[acetyl-CoA-carboxylase] ligase codes for MPNVFLQPEKGIFLNSVTSTNSLIKSEEFPHGTWIVAEEQTEGRGRRERKWEVLGEESLIFSGKIGLENFDGGPGLSLFIGTAVCKAILSIYPELARELKIKWPNDLYLGNKKVAGILIESEVIGSTVTLIIGIGVNLYGKKETIPSHLTDAGFLNTNPDRAGKKSEILEKLIPTLNEAILLWKDSEGRKKELILLNELLLWKGQSVSYTENGTPQTATLEGLGENGSLILKTPSGTRLDFIDSPDDFHSLN; via the coding sequence ATGCCAAACGTATTTCTCCAACCGGAAAAGGGGATTTTTTTAAATTCTGTAACTTCTACCAATTCTCTTATCAAAAGTGAGGAGTTCCCGCACGGAACTTGGATCGTCGCCGAGGAACAAACAGAAGGAAGGGGAAGACGTGAAAGAAAATGGGAAGTTTTAGGGGAAGAATCTCTGATCTTTTCCGGTAAAATCGGTCTCGAAAATTTCGACGGAGGACCGGGGCTTTCCCTCTTTATCGGAACCGCGGTTTGCAAAGCGATTCTTTCCATTTATCCCGAATTAGCAAGGGAACTAAAAATCAAATGGCCGAACGACCTCTATCTCGGTAACAAAAAGGTTGCAGGAATTCTAATAGAATCCGAAGTCATCGGCTCCACAGTGACTCTGATTATCGGAATCGGTGTCAATCTTTATGGGAAAAAAGAAACGATTCCTTCGCATCTCACAGACGCCGGGTTTCTCAATACGAATCCGGATCGTGCAGGCAAAAAAAGCGAAATCTTAGAAAAGCTGATTCCGACTTTGAACGAGGCGATTCTTCTCTGGAAGGATTCGGAAGGAAGAAAAAAGGAACTGATTTTGTTAAACGAACTTCTTCTCTGGAAAGGACAATCTGTGAGTTATACGGAGAATGGAACGCCTCAGACGGCGACTTTAGAGGGTTTGGGAGAAAACGGCTCCTTGATTCTAAAAACTCCGTCTGGAACCCGTCTGGATTTCATTGACAGTCCGGACGATTTCCATTCTCTAAACTAA
- a CDS encoding type III pantothenate kinase gives MLLVVDVGNTNTVFGIFENGKTSPLFHKRTVTRKDRTSDELGLFFRGFLREFKIENEKITGGIFSSVVPTLNPILDRMFQDWFKIDAVHVNYQMKLPFTISYPRPYEIGADRLVNAAAAVVDNPGKSIIIDLGTATTFCVVSDKPEYLGGVIAPGLKVSMDALTRNTSQLPPIVFQSPEKILGDSTIESIQAGFFFGWIGLLEGIIREIKRDKGQDYRVIGTGGLVTVIDAAHPGIFDSIDPLLTLRGLQILHQMNS, from the coding sequence ATGCTCTTAGTTGTCGACGTTGGAAACACAAACACGGTCTTCGGAATTTTTGAAAACGGAAAGACCTCACCCCTTTTTCACAAAAGAACTGTTACTCGAAAGGACAGAACCTCGGACGAACTCGGATTGTTCTTCCGGGGATTTTTGCGAGAATTCAAGATCGAGAACGAAAAAATTACGGGCGGCATTTTCTCAAGCGTCGTTCCTACGTTAAATCCGATCTTAGATAGAATGTTTCAAGATTGGTTTAAGATCGACGCGGTTCACGTGAACTATCAAATGAAACTTCCTTTTACCATTTCCTATCCGAGGCCTTACGAAATCGGAGCGGATCGTTTGGTAAACGCCGCCGCCGCGGTCGTTGACAATCCGGGAAAATCCATCATCATCGACTTAGGAACCGCGACGACGTTTTGTGTCGTAAGCGACAAACCGGAATATTTGGGAGGAGTGATCGCCCCCGGTCTCAAAGTTTCCATGGACGCTCTCACAAGAAATACGTCTCAGCTTCCTCCCATCGTCTTTCAATCTCCCGAAAAAATACTCGGTGATTCTACAATCGAATCGATTCAAGCCGGTTTCTTTTTTGGATGGATTGGACTTTTAGAAGGAATCATTCGTGAGATCAAACGGGACAAAGGTCAAGACTATCGAGTCATCGGAACCGGCGGGCTCGTTACCGTAATTGACGCGGCCCATCCGGGAATCTTTGATAGCATCGATCCGCTTCTCACTCTGAGAGGACTTCAGATTCTTCACCAAATGAATTCGTAA
- a CDS encoding YebC/PmpR family DNA-binding transcriptional regulator gives MSGHSKWATIKRKKDAIDSKRGAIFTRVGKEITVAARMGGGDPEGNPRLRLAVLKAKSVNMPKDNIERAIKKGTGDLEGVTYEECLYECFGPGGIAIMVSAVTDKKSRTTPEVKSILTKLGGSLATSGSVSRLFEKKGVIVLESSQISEDELVDLAVGAGAEDVVNEGEVFRVITAPDDYEAVMHALNEKGLKSEESEIRYIALVSSEIADKETAEKVMKLIDQLDGHDDVTSVTSNFELAPSLEKEFE, from the coding sequence ATGTCCGGACATTCGAAATGGGCGACGATCAAACGTAAGAAAGACGCGATCGATTCAAAACGCGGAGCCATATTTACTAGAGTAGGAAAAGAAATCACGGTCGCCGCAAGGATGGGAGGAGGAGATCCGGAAGGAAATCCAAGACTCAGACTCGCGGTACTGAAGGCCAAGTCAGTGAACATGCCCAAAGACAATATAGAAAGGGCAATCAAAAAAGGAACGGGGGATTTGGAAGGAGTCACTTATGAAGAGTGTCTCTATGAATGTTTCGGACCCGGCGGGATCGCGATCATGGTTTCGGCGGTCACGGATAAAAAATCGAGAACGACTCCCGAGGTCAAAAGTATTCTTACGAAGCTCGGAGGTTCCCTTGCGACTTCTGGTTCCGTAAGTCGCTTATTCGAAAAGAAGGGCGTTATCGTTTTGGAATCTTCACAGATCAGCGAAGACGAACTCGTGGATCTCGCCGTGGGTGCCGGAGCCGAAGACGTAGTCAATGAAGGAGAAGTCTTTCGTGTGATCACGGCTCCGGACGATTACGAAGCAGTAATGCACGCTCTCAACGAGAAGGGACTTAAATCGGAAGAATCCGAGATTCGATACATCGCCCTGGTGAGCTCTGAAATTGCGGATAAAGAAACCGCGGAAAAAGTGATGAAGTTGATCGATCAACTGGACGGACACGACGATGTGACTTCCGTGACTTCCAATTTCGAACTTGCTCCTTCTCTCGAAAAAGAATTTGAATGA
- a CDS encoding rhodanese-like domain-containing protein, whose amino-acid sequence MITGKGKRIQNSRKTIPNRLIDYDRFQKTVNSSGEEREARRLTEDEFLTTISEKDVILLDARSESRFKLRHIKGAINLPFTEFTKESLAKVIPSLDSKILIYCNNNFDGSPQAFAAKSPAASLNLSTFISLKVYGYKNIFELGPLLDVAKTKLPFEGSEVH is encoded by the coding sequence ATGATCACAGGAAAAGGGAAACGTATACAAAATTCTCGAAAGACGATCCCGAATCGTTTGATAGACTACGATCGATTTCAAAAAACGGTAAATTCTTCCGGAGAAGAAAGAGAGGCAAGACGCCTAACGGAAGATGAATTTTTAACGACGATTTCTGAAAAGGATGTGATCCTTTTGGACGCAAGGAGCGAATCCAGATTCAAGCTAAGACATATCAAAGGTGCGATCAATCTTCCGTTTACCGAGTTTACAAAAGAATCCCTTGCAAAGGTCATTCCCAGTTTAGATTCGAAGATTCTGATTTACTGCAATAACAACTTCGACGGAAGTCCTCAGGCCTTTGCGGCGAAAAGTCCAGCTGCTTCTCTGAATCTTTCCACCTTTATCTCTCTGAAAGTTTACGGTTATAAGAATATCTTCGAACTCGGTCCCCTGTTGGACGTCGCAAAAACAAAACTTCCTTTCGAAGGATCCGAAGTTCACTGA
- a CDS encoding crossover junction endodeoxyribonuclease RuvC, protein MRIIGIDPGSHRAGYAVLEKASSQIRILTYGTVEIPPRTPSPENLLLLKKGLIEVLEEFSPTIASVEEMFFAKNKKTASRVFESRGVLLITLAEKNIQILEPTVSQIKKGTTGSGTADKKQVRHALKLLLNIDLLKGHDDSWDAVAAAYVGLSMSSSPLLKILR, encoded by the coding sequence GTGAGAATCATAGGAATCGATCCCGGCTCGCATAGAGCCGGTTATGCGGTCTTGGAGAAGGCATCCTCTCAAATTCGGATTCTAACGTATGGAACCGTCGAAATTCCTCCAAGAACGCCGAGTCCGGAGAATCTTCTTCTCTTAAAAAAAGGACTCATCGAAGTATTGGAAGAATTCAGTCCGACGATCGCTTCCGTCGAAGAAATGTTCTTCGCTAAGAATAAAAAGACGGCTTCCCGTGTTTTCGAGTCGAGAGGCGTTCTTCTAATCACATTAGCAGAAAAGAATATTCAAATTTTAGAACCTACCGTTTCTCAGATCAAAAAAGGGACGACCGGAAGCGGAACCGCAGATAAAAAACAAGTTCGCCATGCGCTCAAACTTCTTTTGAACATCGATCTTTTAAAAGGTCACGATGATTCTTGGGACGCGGTCGCCGCCGCATATGTGGGACTTTCCATGAGTTCGAGTCCGTTGTTGAAAATTTTGAGATAG
- a CDS encoding alpha/beta fold hydrolase, which yields MKKNSLQGFIKSKEWNLHYIIEGEGPDVFVIGSALYYNRTFSKDIRKHCRMIFVDHRGYAGGSSSTKKEDFSLEIILEDMELVRKELGLEKIILIGHSGHGYMALEYAKKYPQNVSHLILMCLTPDLSKKSQELIQSHFQETASEDRKKYFEEKISKLPEAISKDPKNAFKIFNIFSGAKSWFDFKYDSSRLWEGMEVNTAMFDHVWGEIFRDIDIKVGLERIQAPVYLALGRHDYLMPPAYLWDPIVPLFADLKIQFFEKSGHAPQLEEPEEFDSAVLSWLKEKKAL from the coding sequence ATGAAAAAGAATTCACTTCAGGGATTTATAAAATCAAAAGAATGGAATTTACATTACATCATAGAAGGCGAAGGGCCGGATGTTTTTGTGATAGGAAGCGCACTCTATTATAATCGAACCTTTTCCAAAGACATTCGAAAACATTGTAGAATGATTTTTGTCGATCATAGGGGCTACGCCGGCGGAAGTTCCTCCACGAAGAAAGAGGATTTTTCTTTGGAGATCATTCTGGAAGATATGGAACTCGTACGCAAAGAACTTGGCCTAGAAAAGATCATTTTGATCGGTCATTCGGGTCACGGTTATATGGCACTGGAATATGCGAAAAAATATCCACAGAACGTAAGTCATTTGATTTTGATGTGCCTAACTCCGGATTTATCAAAGAAAAGTCAAGAACTCATTCAGTCGCATTTTCAAGAGACTGCCTCCGAAGATCGAAAGAAATATTTCGAAGAGAAGATTTCAAAACTACCCGAAGCCATTTCAAAAGATCCAAAAAATGCATTTAAGATATTTAATATATTTTCCGGTGCCAAGAGTTGGTTCGATTTCAAATACGATTCGAGTAGGCTCTGGGAAGGTATGGAAGTGAATACTGCAATGTTTGATCACGTATGGGGGGAAATATTTCGCGACATCGACATCAAGGTCGGTCTTGAAAGGATCCAGGCTCCGGTATATTTGGCGCTTGGACGACATGATTATCTGATGCCTCCCGCTTATCTCTGGGATCCGATCGTTCCTCTTTTCGCCGACCTGAAGATTCAATTTTTTGAAAAGAGCGGACACGCTCCTCAGTTGGAAGAACCGGAAGAGTTTGATTCAGCCGTTTTATCTTGGTTGAAAGAAAAGAAGGCGCTTTGA